Part of the Canis aureus isolate CA01 chromosome 3, VMU_Caureus_v.1.0, whole genome shotgun sequence genome, cccccccccccactcctctgCATCCTAGCACCTAAGGCTTAAGAAGAACTTCCCTTGGGCAAGTGGCTTTCTGAATGTACTTGACCCCTCAGAGCTCAAAAGAGCAAAGGGAagcacccaggggccctggctcATATAGGGCAGCTGGGAATCAAGCCCGgagcagtctggctccagagcctcgGCCTCTCGGAACCAATCAGAATCAGGTGTTCTGACCATGAGCCACCTGAGGGCAAGATCACCTCCAGtcgggaagggaaggggaggcaaGGAGGCTCCGGAAGGGGATGGCATCTGAGCTGGGCCTGCAAGGGTCTctcaggaggaaggagggggcgcCCCGCTGCAGGCAGGGGGAACATGGAGTCAAGGTGCAGAAAGCAGAGAAGGGTGAAGGAGGGCCAAGCCTGGAGAGGAAGTTTCAGGCCCACAGACGCAGGCCAGGTGGCTTGGAATTTTGATCTGATGATAGGAGGGAGCCATGGccggtgtggggggtggggtggggtgggggattaTGCTGACTGTGCACTGGGGAGCAGATGGGAGGAGCCCAGTTAAGAAGCGGTTAGAAGGTCCAGAGGTGACAGTCACAAGCTCGAAGCAGGGTGAAAGCCAGTGGAAGGGGAAGAGACCCAGGGACAcacagccaatgtcagagaagtcAGGGGGGCTGGGAAAAGCTGGGTGGAGGGGATGCGCAGGGCCACGTGCGATATGCTGGCATCCTGGAGCCCCACTCGCGGCGGGCGTGCAGCAGAATGTTCctccagggaagggagggaggctcCCCGCCCCTCTCCAGGTCAGCTCCGGCGGTGCCGTCCTCCGTCTCCCACACCTCTCCTGCACACCGTGCCGGTGGCCCTGGGAGGACCCTGGCTGGGCCAGTAGGGACAGTGCCTGCCCATGGTTCCGTCTCTGCCCGGCACCCATACGgctcctctctctccatccctcctccccctccctgtccTTATCTTTCCCTTCCGTCTCCATGGCGACTCACCATCTCGGCTGCCTGCATCCCAGCCTCTGCCAGGGATTCTGGGCCTGGCTCGGTCCCTCCCTCCTCCGGAGCCCTGGTTCCCGCAGTCCTGTCTCCTCCCCCTGGGGTGAGTCCAGAGGCAGCCTCCTCTTTCCCGACTGTCACATCTATTTTCCAGCGCTGACGAGTCTGGGTCGGCTCCTCTGGGGagaccatcccccaccccctccacctgcCACAGCTCAGCCAGCCCTTCCAGGAGGAAAGCCATCCTTGCTGCAGCCCAGTGTCCCTGCTCGggcctcctcctgtctctgcctgcaGACCTCTCCTCACTCCCAGCCCCCCATGCCGAGGTCCGCCTTGTCAATCATCTCCTTTTGTCACCGGCTTGGCAAGCAGGCAAGTCTTGGGTCCTGAGAtttggggggagggcggggaggggaaggggccatCTGGGGACGAGGGATGGGTCTGCGGAGAGGGGATGGGGGCCACTGAAACCCAGGAGGAAGACAGAAATCTGGATTCTCTTCTAGATAATGTTTTATCCCCCCCCTCAATTTTGTCTCCAAGGAGAGAAAACGGAGCTTCATGGGAAGCAGTCGCAACAGTTGGTAAGTGGCAGGGCCTGCCCGCAGGACTGCTCCAAGGCGCCGCGGCCACCAGCCTCCCGCAGGCTGCCCCAGGGGAGGCCCGAAGCTGGGTGCCGGGCTGGGGGGGGCCGGGGAGAATCCGGTGGGCACTGCCTGAGACCAAATCCAGCTCCAGGAGGGAGAGCGGAAGGCATCTTGGGAGAAGCAGAGCCCACTGCCCCACACGGGCAGGCTCCCGCCCTCTCCTCCCGGCCCCACGGTGTGTGTGCAGGTACCACCCCTGGGGCTCCGGCCCCCTGTGGGAGCCCTGGCAGTGGAAGGCTGTGGGAGAGGGCTTTCATGAGCATTCGCGCCTGGCACCGGGCAGGGAGCGCCCCACACGGCCCGGGAGCACGGCTGCTGCCTCTCCTCTGGGCCGTTCGGAAACGGGGGCCCAGATCAGTCAGTGCAGGAGCTTGCCCACGGATGCACGGCGGCTGTGTGGCAGCTTCTGCCTGTCGGGAGCCCTGTCACCACtgctctgctgcccccacccccgggccccagGCTCTGGGGTGCAAGTGAGGGATGGGCAGAGCATGCCCTCTCCGGGAGCACCCTGCCCCCCACACTCCTAGCCCGTATTCCTGCACCCCACATGCTGCTCCCAACAGCCCGCTCTGCCTCCCAGGTCCCACACGCCATTCCCCAAGctggagctgggcctggggtccCGGCCCGCGGTGCCCCGGGAGCTCCCCGCCTGCTCCATCTGCCTGGAAAGGCTGCGGGAACCCATCTCGCTGGACTGTGGCCATGACTTCTGTACGCGGTGCTTCAGCACACACCGCGTCCCGGGCTGTGAGCCGCCCTGCTGTCCAGAGTGCCGGAAGATATGCAAGCAGAAGAGGGGCCTCCGGAGTCTGGGGGAGAAGATGAAGCTCCTGCCGCAGAGGCCTCTGCCCGCCGTGCTGCAGGTCCAGGGACCAGGCCTCGGTGTGGGGTGTGGGGCGTGGAGCAACCCAGGTCTGATCCAAGATGGGACCGGTGGCTTTGGCTCTATTCTAGGATGTCAGGGTGGGGCACACAGTTTGGGGGAACACAGTCTTATTATGGGATGGTGTCAGATGCACACCACACTTGGGGACCCACTTGCATGACCTGGATGCTCAGGGAACCTTCTTTCTCCTGACGCAGGAGACCTGTGCTGTGAGAGCAGAGCCACTGCTGCTGGTGCGAATCAATGCCTCTGGAGGCCTCATCTTGAGGATGGGAGCCATCAACCGCTGCCTGAAGCACCCCCTGGCCAGGGACACCCCTGTCTgcctccttgctgtcctgggggaGCAGCACTCAGGGAAGACCTTCCTTCTCAACCACTTGCTCCGGGGCCTGCCAAGCCtggtgagggcagggctggggcagggggctggggaggggcaggtcaGGGGCCTCAGCCTGGCTTTGGGAGGGGAATGGGGGCCGGATGGACCAACTGATGCTCTCTTTTCTGCCTTGCAGGAGTCAGGGGAGGGCGGCTGGCCGAGAGGAGGGTCCCTGCAGGGGTTCAGGTGGGGTGCCAATAGCCTTACCAGGGGCATATGGATGTGGAGCCACCCTTTCctgctggggaaggaggggaggaaggtgagggacATAAAAGGCAGAGGAGGTGAAGATtgcggcaggggtggggggtggagaggctGGGACATGCAGAGAGCAGAGATGAAGGGGAAGGGAATGGAGAAAGAAAGCTTTGGGGGCAGGACTGGAAGACGGGGGTGGGcaaaggcagggctggggggagcaCGTGGAGGAGTGAGGCAGGCCTGACCCCGTGGTTcatctccctcctgcccctccccccatacaGGTGGCCGTGTTCCTGGTGGACACAGGGGATGCCAtgagccctgagctgagcagagaaACGCGGACTAAGCTCTGTGCCCTCACCACCATGCTGAGCTCCTACCAGGTGAGGGCGCTGTGACCTGGTGCCCCACCCCATGGGCCCCGCTCCAGCTTAGCTTTCTCCAGAAGGGCACATGTCAGCCTGGGCTGGCCCTGGGAGTGCTTGGGACGGTGACCCTGATCTCACAGACTTGTGTGTCTGGGGTCCCCACAGGTTCTGGGGTTGCCCCTGCAGGGGAGGGATGCCCCCAGTCAGTGAAGGTGGGAACACAGTTTGTTCCAAAGGGAAGTCTAAGGTCCCCAGGAGCAGCTGAAGGTCAGCAGGCCCACTCCCGGGCTGCCTGCTGTCCCTCATGGGcagcccaggccctgcaggctgcGGAGGCCCCCAGGCAGGTGTCTCCCAGGTCCCAGCTCCACAGTCAGCCTGTGAGCTCCTTCCTCACCGGGGTCTTCCCAGTATCTCTTTGCCTTTGCAGACCCTCTTCCATCTTGTTCTCCTTGGTTCCAGATCCTCAATACCTCCCCGGAGCTGAAGGATACAGACCTGGAATATCTGGAGGTGAGGAGAAAATTTGGTCTTGGGGTGCCACCTTATCCCTGCCGTGACCATAAGGCCAAGGGACTGGACCAGCCCTAATTGGGTGCCTTCTGGTTCTGGCCTAGGAGTTCATGACCTGGAGCTGGGCTGGTGGGTTTGAGGGCCTggttgggggaggcaggggagtcCTAGAGCtgggagtgtgggggatggggagggtggggagggtagggaggggcaggaaggggggcCCCCTAGCCAGCCCAGAAGGGAGAGAGCCAGAGTCCTTGGAGTGACCCAGCCATGACCCTTGGTGCCTCATCCCCAGATGTTCGTCCATGTGGCCGAGGTGATGGGCAGGCATTATGGGATGGTGCCAATCCAGGTGAGACACCCGTTTCTGGACCTGTCACTCCAGACCTTCACACCCCCACGGCTGCTGGTGTCAGGACCCCTTCTCTTCCAGCACCTGGATCTCTTAGTTCGGGACTCATCCTACTCCAGCAAGGCAGGGCTGGGCCGCGTGGGTGACATGATCCAGGTGAGGGGTAcagacagaggggcagaagggacaGGTGGGGGGAACTGGGCAGAAGGTgagagggggcgggagggggcctGCAGGCGAGCCAGGAACAGGAGTCTGGTCCCTAACTCAGAGGTCCCCCCTTCCATCACCCAGAAATCCTCTGGCAAGTACCCCAAGGTTCAGGAGCTGCTCCAAGGGAGGCGAGCCCGCTGTTACCTCCTGCCCACCCCGGCGCGGCAGTGGGCCACCagaggccagggcagcccaggcggTGAGTGTCCCCCGGAGCAAGGCCTCCACAGCTTGCCCTCCTCGGCCCCCCCTGCCCTAGCGAGCTGCGCCCTGCCTCTGACACCCTTTCTCCTCCCAAAGCCCGATCCTGCTCAGCCCCCGGTCTCCTCAGCATGAGGAATCTCTTCCTCAGACACAGATGACGATTTGGGGCACCTCTCCGCCTACGTGGCCGATGTGCTGAGCGCCGCCCCCCAGCACGCCAAGAGCCGCTGCCAGGGGTACTGGAGCGAGGGCCGCCCCGTGGCCAGGGGGGACAGACGCCTGCTCACGGGGCAGCAGTTAGCTCAGGAAATCAAGGTGcgccccccacctgcacccccatccctccccacccccggcgccccccaccctgacccctccCCTGCTGTCTCCGCAGAACCTGTCGGGCTGGATGGGGAGGACGGGGCCTGGGTTCGCCTCCGCGGATGAGGTACAGGGGGCGCCCGTGGAGGGCCTGGGGGGCCGGGTGCGTGGGCCCTGGGTGGCCCacgagggcgggggcgggcggaggGAGGCAGCCTGGCTTTGCCGTGGACAGATGGCCGCCCAGCTGCACGACCTGAGGACGGTGGAGGCCGCCAAGAAGGAGTTCGAGGAGTACGTGCGGCAGCAGGTGAGGGCGCCGGCGGGGTagggcgggggctgcgggctgGGCGGGCGCTGAGCGCCGCGCGTTCTCCCGCCGCAGGACGTGGCCACCAAGCGCATCTTCTCTGCGCTCCGGGTGCTGCCCGACACCATGCGCAACCTGCTGTCCACGCAGAAGGACGCCATCCTGGCCCGCCACGGGGCGGCCCTGCTGTGCCAGGGCAGGGAGCAGACCCTGGAGGCGCTGGAGGCCGAGCTGCAGGCCGAGGCCAAGGTCTTCATGGACTCCTACACCATGCGCTTCTGCGGCCACCTGGCTGCCGTGGGCGGCGCCGTGGGCGCGGGGCTCATGGGCCTGGCGGGCGGCGTGGTGGGCGCGGGCATGGCAGCGGCCGCGCTGGCCGCCGAGGCCGGGATGGTGGCGGCGGGGGCCGCGGTGGGGGCCACGGGGGCCGCCGTGGTCGGGGGCGGCGTGGGCGCTGGGCTGGCGGCCACCGTGGGCTgcatggagaaggaggaggacgaCAGGGTGCAGGAGGGGGACCGGGAGCCCCTGCTGCAGGAGGAGTAACGGCGCCCAGGAGACCAGACCGAAGGGAGGAGAGATGccaggtgggagggaaggaggtgtGGGAGGGGAGGGCTTGGGGGTGGTGTGGAGCGCCCCACTGCCCTGGTTGAACGCCGGTGTCTGGGTGGCTGGCTGGGCTGGACTATCCAGGTGGCTCCTGGATGGAGGGGGGCCGCCCGGTCCAGGAGGCAGCGTCTGGGGGCAGTGGATAGAGTGTAGGGCCTGTTTCTGGTTGCACACCACTGCTAACCTGCCATGGTCCCCAGATCAGCCTGACCCCGGAGTCTCCCACCAACAGCGAgtctccaccctccccaccctggctTATTTCCCCTGATGACCCTGGATTGTAGGAAGGCTGAGCAGGCACCATTCTGGAAGTCTCCCGTGGGTAGAGAGGATCTGTCCCTTCACAGATGGGAGAAGTCCCAGGTTGAGTGACCTCGGTGCTCAGAGTCAGGGAGCACAAatgaggggctggggggagagagggaaggaggagccgCCAGGCAAAACCAAAGAGTCCAGGTATGGTGGACAGTGGCCTGAACCCCAGAGGGGAGCCGCCTGCTCTAATGACTCTCCCCGAAGCTGCCCCAGGAGGATAATGGTggcctcccccaccctctgcagCCCCAGGACTCCATGTGTACACTTTGGATGGGGCCTCTGTAGATGTTCCCTCACAGTTGTGTTCTTTGTCGAGCCTGCTCAGACAGCAGAGTGCCCACGTTGTTTCTGGAATGCTGTCCCAGCAATGGGTTAGATGCCAAAGAAATCACCAGTAATTGCACTCTGAGCTAAACCAGATGGCGCTTGTAAGTTGGTGAAAGTCCCACAAGGGACACCTTCCATCCCGAACACGAACACGCCCTCTTTCCTGAACATGTGTCTGCCTGAGACCTGGGTGCAGCGCCCCTCCCGACCCCAAGGAGCCCAGAGGGCCCAGCGCCCTTCCATGGGACAGGAAAGTCCTGCTGGAAGACTTCTAGGCTATTACACTGTAAAGTATTCATGGGTGcattctatgaaaataaaatatgtgtgcTTGAGTGTCAGCTTCCCAGTAAATTATTCAAATAGTACTTGAATTCAACTCCCAGAGGGCTTTGgagcagaggggtgggggaggtgaaCCAAGGCACTCCATCGTGGTGACCTGTGGACAAGAAGAGGGAGGCTGATATTCAAGGGATCTGGGAGCTGAGAGTCCAAGCCCCACGTAGGGGTTGCAGGAGGGCTCAGGCTAATGGCCAAAGGCACAGCCACCTTCCACTAGGGCTTGGGGTCCTGCTCCCCTAGTCTCTCCTGCCTCAGATGGATGACCCTGCGAACAGATTGTCACCAGGTGTCTGTcctggcagaaggagagagtggaGGCATAGATGGGGAGTCCTTGCTAAAGCCTCGGAGGAAGGAGGAGCCCAGGCCCATCCCCATGGGAGTCAGCCAGCTGGACATtcacctgctgcttctcctgcccctcaGCTCCCTATCTCAGAATTACAGCAGTGGCCACTGTGTCCAGACCTGCCTTTTATAGATGCAAATCCAGAGAGGGGAAATCTCAGCTAATGCTCCCCAGCTGGCCTATGGCAGAAGCAGGGACGCTCCAGACTCCTGATTACCCCAGCTGGTGTTCCCCCACAGACAttagaagacaatttttttttttaaggtcagatGTGCTGAAACCAAGATGCTTCTCTTTGGTGGTTTCTCCCCCTCTCGTCCAGTGTTGGGGTACTGAGGCTGAAGGCCATAGTCTGGGACACATGGCCCCACAGTAGGAGCTTCAGTTAGCAAGTAAGGGATAAAATAATGATGCAGAGAAATCCCAAAGTCAGGGCTGAGGACAGGTGGGGTGAAGACAGAGGGCTAAGGAGGATTCTAACTTTTGGAGCTGGGCCAGAGGTGGGGCATAGGGTCCAGACTTTGTCCCGTGTTTGCCGAGAAAAGCTTCCTGGAAGCATTTTTTGGGTCCTTCCATCATCACGTGGTGGATCCATGAGCTACAAAACCTCCCAGATTTTGGGACTGGCAGCCTTAGAACCTTGGAGGGGGCCTCCAAGGAGTCCCTGAGGGAGGATTTTGTCTAGCTAGAATCCCACCTTACAGTGCTGGAAGGAACTGCAGTGAGCTACTCCACCCTGATCTTTGAATGGAATTGAGCTGTTGGCCAAGTGGAGGATGTGCTCTGCAGAAGCAGGATGAGTCATATTAAGTAGTATTTGTCTTGTGCTTTGTACTTTCAAAGCATCTTCCCAAGTATCACCTTCCTTAAAGTCTTGAAACCATCTCATGCAGCCTGTAGGGtacccatttccttttttttttcttttaagattttatttatttacttgagagagagcgagcacaagagAACATGAtcgggggaagggcagagggagagagagaggtggactccttgctgagcagggagcccgatgcgggactcgatcccaggactctgggaccatgacatgagctgaaggcagccgcttaaccaactgagccacccaggtgttcctgtagGGTACCCATTTCTATGGACACTCAGGGACATGACTAGTCAGATGTAAGCCAAGCCTTGAACCTAAGGTTTCTGATGTCAGATTCCTTGCTTAGGTGAGCCCTCATCCCACAAGTCTCTCCAGACTCCATGACTGGGCTGCTGGGTCCCAAACCCAATTAAGGATCTTCCTGGGCTTCCAACATCAGTTCTGGAATTCACAAGAGCCCACATGACTCTGTCCTCAAGGTTCTAGCAGGGGCTGAAGCCTGTGGCTGATTTCTCTTCTATGACTTGTCGAAGGTCACAGACTCCAAGATTCTCAGGTGACAAGTTTCTGGGTTAGAGATCTGGCAATTCGGCTTGCAGTTCTTGCTTCTGAGACCAGTGGTCCTGTTGGAGAGTACCATGTGAAAGAACCTGCATTCCTACCTCCTGTTGTagcctgcaccccaccccccaccttatTCATATGTTACAATCCTAATCCACCATGTGATGGTGCTAGGAGGTGGGACATTTGGGAGATGATCAGTCATAAGGGTGGAGTCCTCAGGAAGGGGAtcagtgctcttataaaagagtCCCAGAGAGATCGCTGGTCCCTTGGCACCATGTGAGTATACAGCCATCTATGAAGCAGGAAGGAGACTCTCACCAGGCACCACATCAAATCTGCCGCCATCATGATGTTGAACTTCTGAatctccagaacagtgagaaataaatatttgttgtttgtaAGCTACCTAAGTCTGTTGTAACAACAGCCTCTTGACTGCATGGAGCAGAGCCCCCTTAACTCCCCTGACCTGCACTAAACCAATACCCTGAGCAAGGAAGAAACTTAACTTGCAGGGcccccccaggtggctcagtcagccaaacatttgctttcagctcagatcatgatcccggggtcctgggatagagcccttgcattgggctccctgctcagcagggagttt contains:
- the RNF112 gene encoding RING finger protein 112 isoform X2, with product MATHHLGCLHPSLCQGFWAWLGPSLLRSPGSRSPVSSPWGESRGSLLFPDCHIYFPALTSLGRLLWGDHPPPPPPATAQPALPGGKPSLLQPSVPARASSCLCLQTSPHSQPPMPRSALSIISFCHRLGKQERKRSFMGSSRNSWSHTPFPKLELGLGSRPAVPRELPACSICLERLREPISLDCGHDFCTRCFSTHRVPGCEPPCCPECRKICKQKRGLRSLGEKMKLLPQRPLPAVLQETCAVRAEPLLLVRINASGGLILRMGAINRCLKHPLARDTPVCLLAVLGEQHSGKTFLLNHLLRGLPSLESGEGGWPRGGSLQGFRWGANSLTRGIWMWSHPFLLGKEGRKVAVFLVDTGDAMSPELSRETRTKLCALTTMLSSYQILNTSPELKDTDLEYLEMFVHVAEVMGRHYGMVPIQHLDLLVRDSSYSSKAGLGRVGDMIQKSSGKYPKVQELLQGRRARCYLLPTPARQWATRGQGSPGDDDLGHLSAYVADVLSAAPQHAKSRCQGYWSEGRPVARGDRRLLTGQQLAQEIKNLSGWMGRTGPGFASADEMAAQLHDLRTVEAAKKEFEEYVRQQDVATKRIFSALRVLPDTMRNLLSTQKDAILARHGAALLCQGREQTLEALEAELQAEAKVFMDSYTMRFCGHLAAVGGAVGAGLMGLAGGVVGAGMAAAALAAEAGMVAAGAAVGATGAAVVGGGVGAGLAATVGCMEKEEDDRVQEGDREPLLQEE
- the RNF112 gene encoding RING finger protein 112 isoform X3; translated protein: MRRATCDMLASWSPTRGGRAAECSSREGREAPRPSPALTSLGRLLWGDHPPPPPPATAQPALPGGKPSLLQPSVPARASSCLCLQTSPHSQPPMPRSALSIISFCHRLGKQERKRSFMGSSRNSWSHTPFPKLELGLGSRPAVPRELPACSICLERLREPISLDCGHDFCTRCFSTHRVPGCEPPCCPECRKICKQKRGLRSLGEKMKLLPQRPLPAVLQETCAVRAEPLLLVRINASGGLILRMGAINRCLKHPLARDTPVCLLAVLGEQHSGKTFLLNHLLRGLPSLESGEGGWPRGGSLQGFRWGANSLTRGIWMWSHPFLLGKEGRKVAVFLVDTGDAMSPELSRETRTKLCALTTMLSSYQILNTSPELKDTDLEYLEMFVHVAEVMGRHYGMVPIQHLDLLVRDSSYSSKAGLGRVGDMIQKSSGKYPKVQELLQGRRARCYLLPTPARQWATRGQGSPGDTDDDLGHLSAYVADVLSAAPQHAKSRCQGYWSEGRPVARGDRRLLTGQQLAQEIKNLSGWMGRTGPGFASADEMAAQLHDLRTVEAAKKEFEEYVRQQDVATKRIFSALRVLPDTMRNLLSTQKDAILARHGAALLCQGREQTLEALEAELQAEAKVFMDSYTMRFCGHLAAVGGAVGAGLMGLAGGVVGAGMAAAALAAEAGMVAAGAAVGATGAAVVGGGVGAGLAATVGCMEKEEDDRVQEGDREPLLQEE
- the RNF112 gene encoding RING finger protein 112 isoform X1; this encodes MATHHLGCLHPSLCQGFWAWLGPSLLRSPGSRSPVSSPWGESRGSLLFPDCHIYFPALTSLGRLLWGDHPPPPPPATAQPALPGGKPSLLQPSVPARASSCLCLQTSPHSQPPMPRSALSIISFCHRLGKQERKRSFMGSSRNSWSHTPFPKLELGLGSRPAVPRELPACSICLERLREPISLDCGHDFCTRCFSTHRVPGCEPPCCPECRKICKQKRGLRSLGEKMKLLPQRPLPAVLQETCAVRAEPLLLVRINASGGLILRMGAINRCLKHPLARDTPVCLLAVLGEQHSGKTFLLNHLLRGLPSLESGEGGWPRGGSLQGFRWGANSLTRGIWMWSHPFLLGKEGRKVAVFLVDTGDAMSPELSRETRTKLCALTTMLSSYQILNTSPELKDTDLEYLEMFVHVAEVMGRHYGMVPIQHLDLLVRDSSYSSKAGLGRVGDMIQKSSGKYPKVQELLQGRRARCYLLPTPARQWATRGQGSPGDTDDDLGHLSAYVADVLSAAPQHAKSRCQGYWSEGRPVARGDRRLLTGQQLAQEIKNLSGWMGRTGPGFASADEMAAQLHDLRTVEAAKKEFEEYVRQQDVATKRIFSALRVLPDTMRNLLSTQKDAILARHGAALLCQGREQTLEALEAELQAEAKVFMDSYTMRFCGHLAAVGGAVGAGLMGLAGGVVGAGMAAAALAAEAGMVAAGAAVGATGAAVVGGGVGAGLAATVGCMEKEEDDRVQEGDREPLLQEE